AAAGGGAGGGGAGTAGAAATGAGGAATgaatcaaaataaatcaaaataaatcaaaataaattctcCTTGCTGCTACAGCTGGTGcccatttttattcatttattggggagaaataaatcaataaaatttaaaaacatttctttttttttttttggcaggacGATAAAGAGCATCAAAAGTCCAGCtgatgctttgttttaaaatatattttaattaattaataattacgATTAAATCAaggatattaatttttttgtggcaaggttaatttgttttgttgtgggggTGCAACCACATTACTCCACTGCTGGATGGGTTTGCAGATGAAGGAAAATGGGcagaaatcagggaaaaaaatcgGCAAAAGTTGGGgaaaaatcagcacaaaaatcagtaaaaaattaGCAAAAGTCAGCAAAATATTGgcaaaaaatcagcaaaaaatcagcaaaaatattGGCAAAATATCAgcaagaaaacagtaaaaaatcagcaaaaagtcagcaaaaatattgggaaaaaatcagcaaaaatattgacaaaatagcagcaaaaaatcagcaaagatcaacaaaatatcagcaaaatattgggaaaaatcagcaaaaaaatcagcaaaaatattGGCAAAATATCAgcaagaaaacagtaaaaaatcagcaaaaagtcagcaaaaatattgggaaaaaatcagcaaaaaatcagcaaaaatattGGCAAAATATCAGCaagaaaatagtaaaaaaatcagcaaaatattggcaaaatattgggaaaaaatcagcaaaatattGGCTGAATATCAgcaaaaaaatcagcaaagatcaacaaaatatcagcaaaaatcaggcaaaaaatcagccaaaaaatcagcaaaacccagcaaaatagaagaaaaaaatcagtccaaaaatcagcaaaaactagcaaaatatcagaaaaaaaccagccaaGTATCAGCAAAAATTTGGCAGAAAATCAGCAAAAGTTCagcagaaaatctgcaaaatatcagaaaaaaatcagaaaaaaaaaccatcaaagATCGTCAAAATAGCTGCAAAAATCAggcaaaaaatcagaaaaaatcagaaaaaaattttaaaaaatcagaaaaaatttaGCAAAACCTGCCAAAATATTagcaaaaaatcagaaaaaaaaaagacaaaaaatcagggaaaaaatccTACAAACTAAGTGGATTGGTTGGATCAAGAGGTGGATTTCCCTTGGGAAGTGGAGATGGAAAAATAGGACCAGATTTAAGCAGGTGAACAATTAAATCTGGGAAGAAATGACTGCAATTGCAGAGTTTGGAAGTGCCTGAATCCcaatttttttcagctcagcCAACCGGGCCaacacagggaaaaatccctgaagcaaaaggattttttccctaccaaaaaaaccccaaaaaaacccaaaaaatgaacttgaaatgaaatattttctcttcccaagGGCGGAAATCTTTGGATTTTGGAGCAAATTGAAGTGTCCGAGCAGCACCTTCTGGTGAGCGCTGGCCAAAACTCACCTCCGGAATATTTCTGGGAGATCCTGTGGGGTCAGGATTTCCCCCAGGGAACAAAAAGCAGCGGGAGAGCcgggagggatttgggatatttgggatgtgggaaggaggcagcagctgtgagctcTGCTATAAAAAGTCCTCTGGGGGGGTGGGCTCTGATGATTCCCTTCTAAATCCGGCCTGCAGCTGAAATCCCAAAAGTTTTCTCTCTGCCACCACCAGCTCCAGAAATTCCCTCATTTAtctcccaaaaaaccctaaaattttggggttggggttgCCCAAAAAAGCATAATTTAGTGAAGAAACCACTGAAATTTcgcttttttttcttcaaaaatcctgaaatcccCGGTGGGTTCTCTCTGTCACCGCCAGCTCCAGAAATTCCTtcatttcccccccaaaaaaaccccaaattttgggCTTGGGGTTGCCCAAGAAACCCATAATTTAGTGAAGAAACCACTgaaattcctcatttttctccagaaaagctgaaatcccAGGTGGGTTCTCTCTTCACCACCAGCTCCAGAAATTCCCTCttttcattcacatttttcccccaaaaaaaaccccaaattttgggCTTGGGGTTGcccaaaaagacaaaatttagTGAGGAAACCATTGAAATTCCTCACTTTTatgcagaaaagctgaaatcccAGGTGGGCTCTCTCTGCCACCACCAGCTCCAGAAATTCCCtattttccttcacatttttcccccaaaaaacccaaaatgctgGGCTTGGGGTtgccaaaaaacccccataatttaatgaagaaatcattgaaatgtctcttttttttcccagaaaagctgaaatcccAGGTGGATTCTCTCTGCCACCACCAGCTCCAGAAATTCCatattttccttcctatttttcccaaaaaaacccccaaattttggTCTTGGGGTTcccaaaaagacaaaatttagTGAAGAAACCCCTgaaattcctcattttttctccagaaaagctgaaagcCCTGGTGGGTTCTCTCTGCCACCGCCAGCTCCAGAAATTCCTTCatttccaccccaaaaaaaaccccaaattttgggCTTGGGGTTGcccaaaaagacaaaatttagTGAGGAAACCATTgaaattcctcattttttctccagaaaagctgaaatcccAGGTGGATTCTCTCTGCCACCACCAGCTCCAGAAATTCCCTCTTGTCCTtcacatttttccccccaaaaaaaccccaaattttggTCTTGGGGTTcccaaaaagacaaaatttagTGAAGAAACCCCTGAAATTCCTcatttttggtcttttttttttttccaaaaacttGAAATCCCTGGCAGGTTCTCTCTGCCACCACCAACTccaaaaattccctttttccttcacaatcccccccaaaaaaaccccgaaaTTTTGGATTTGGCATTTCCCATCAAGGTGATTTAGTGCTTAAACCCCTAAAATCAGATTTGGGATGCATCCAAGGttaaaaattccccaaatcttCACGGTCCTGCTCCAAACTCTCTCCCAATTCCTGGGGGGTTGAAAACTCTTCCTCTTCTCAGGGCTCaaatcccattccctgctccaaacCCCCCCAATCCATGGGTTGTGCCTCAGTTTACCACTTTGGGTTTTATGCTGGGAATCCCAAACTGGAGtcagcaagagaagaaaatcccaaaaatgccacacaaagggaaaaattcCTGCTCCCATTTGGGATATTCGTGTCTCctccagtgcagagctgctgggatttgggatggatcaaaggaaatttgggaatttttaatGGGACATGAGGGGAATTAGGGAAAAAGTCACCAGAACCACACAGGGATGGGGCCAAAAGTGATTCCCAATCCttggcaggagggaaaaatgaATCCTTAAGGGATCCAGAGGGGCTGAGCCTCCACCTGAGCATCCCAGAGGTGCAAATCCCAGCAGATTCCCATGAAATCATGGATGATGTGggggaaaaacaccccaaaaatggcAGGATTTTGtcaaaaaattgagaaaattgAGAATAtcactggcagtgctgtgaaTAATGATAAAGGGAGATTGTTCCTGCTGGAGAAAGTGAATTATGTGGGAACACACaaaacttttccttcttttatttaaCCAACCCCAGGCTTAAAAATCAACTTTTATTGCCCTTCaaataaaactctttaaaaaaaaaagcaaaaaactgCCATGACACTGCcttaaaaactgcaaaattaagAATAtcactggcagtgctgtgaaTAATGATAAAGGGAGATGTTCCTGCTGGATAAAGTGAATTATGTGGGAACACACAAAacctttcttgcctttttttaacCAACCCCAGACTTAAAAATCAACTTTTATTCCCCTcaaagaaaacccccaaaccaaaaaacctgcCATGACACTGCcttaaaaactgcaaaattgAGAATGTGATTATAATTATCCACAGCACTGACAAACTAGATTCTTCCTGCTGGATAAAGTGAATTATGTGGGAACACACaaaacttttccttcttttttaaccAACCCCAGGCTTAAAAATCAACTTTTAttcccctaaaaaaaaaaaaaaaaggcaaaaaaaaaattaagaatatcACTGGCAGTGTTGTGAATAATGATAAAGGGAGATGTTCCTGCTGGATAAAGTGAATTATGTGGGAACACACaaaacttttccttcttttttaaccAACCCCAGGCTTAAAAATCAACTTTTAttgcccttaaaaaaaaaaaaaaggcaaaaagctgcCATGATACTGCCTTTAATCAGAGAAATCCTGCGAGCTAGGCAGGATTTgatccctaattttttttttttttttttgggatggaaggaaaaggagctcTGCTCCTTTAAGCTTGGAGAAACTTCTTTAAATTCAGGTGGAGTCAGGATTTCCTGGGCTATAAAGttgcagggagaggcagaggcagcagctgctttgctcagATCTCACCCAGCCTCACCATGGTAAGAGCAATTCAATTTCCaattttccccccacttttccCCAAGGGTTCTGAGCTCGacattccctcttttcctcctggtTTCTCCCGGGGgttttcatttccagcagctttgctggagTTGCTCGTTACCTTCTGGGTTCATTGATTCGGGGTTTGCTCCTTATAAGGCAAAAATGAGGGATGTGCTTGGAGTTGTTGGAGTGGcctcttgctgcttttccctgctgagtttgcagctcctgagctgggggctggagacttggaaagtttttaaaaagttgggattttaaattttttttaaattttttttttggggcaTGTATGTGTAGGAGCAGCATATTTTTCCTCAGTTAAATTATGGattcaaatggaaatttttcatCCTGCTGCCCCTTTTCCCCAAAATTTTAACGCTCCCAATGTGCTGCAGCAAGTACAAcctttagggttttttttttttttcccctttaggaATGAGCTGCCATGTTGCCTTTGTCTGCTCCAAACCCTTGGGATTATattaaatggataaaaaaatcccccttttcCATCTTGTTTTTTCATGGAATCCCTGCTCCAAAACGTTTGCAGCTGGGAAACCGAAGTGGATTGAGCTgtggactaaaaaaaaaataaataaaaatctacaATCCTGATTAtttctgcctgctccagctgaaacTTTTTGGGAAAGAGGATCCCAActggccctttttttttttttttttgtggatgcAAAGGAGCAGCTTGTTGGAAAAATCTGGTTGCAAATGGGAGAAAACTTCAAAGTGGCTCCCAGGGATTTGGCTTTGAACTTTTCCTTTAGTCTCTGGATTTCTGGTCTGGCCTGGCTAGAAAAGTGTTAAATATTTACATGGTGTTCCCAATGGGAAAATCAGCTGGACAACAATAGgctgcccatggccagggtCTGTGAAAGGCACTTCAGCTGGATGCAAATGTTGGGAagatcccaaaaaaaacccctctggaaTATTTAAGAGGAGGGGAAAGCCTCCAATAAACCGctgcacttttttccttcagcagctcccactttttgtgtttcctttttattttcctttgttctcgttccctgagctctggctgcaaattccagtgctcccagtgcagcaggtgctgggaacGGGGATTGGGGAGCGCAGCAGCTgtcccagggaagtgctgggaagctgagcacggagagctgggatggggaactATCCCAACCACGCTGCCGGGAGGGCTGGGCCGGGCAGCCAGCATTGCCCACATAGTGCAGATGGCAGCTGGGACGGCGGGGCTGGGATCGCCCTGATCCCTGATCCCGGCGGGGCTGGGATCGCCCTGATCCCTGATCCCGGCAGGGATGGGATCACCACAATCCTGGCAGAGATGGGATCACCCTGGTCCCTGATCCCGGCGGGGATGGGATCACCATAATCCCGGCAGGGATGGCATCACCACAATCTGTGATCCCATCTGGAATGGGATCACCCTGGTCCCTGatcccagcaggaatgggatCCCCATAATCCTGGCAGAGATGGGATCACCCCGGTCCCTGATCCTGGCAGGAATGGGATCCCCACAATCCCTGATCCCAGTGAGAATGGGATCACCCTGATCCTGGCAGGAATGGAATTGCCCCAATTCTTGATTCCTCGCAGGAATGGGATCAACCCTGATCCCAGCATGAAAGGGATCCCAGTAGCTCCTGATCCCGGCAGGAATGGGATCACCCCGGTCCCTGATCCCGGCAGGAATGGGATCACCCTGGTCCCTGATCCCGGCAGGGATGGCATCACCACAATCCCTGATCCCATCTGGAAGGGGATCACCCTGGTCCCTGATCCCATCTGGAAGGGGATCACCATAATCCTGTCAGGAATGGGATCCCCACAGTCCCTGATCCCAGCCAGAATGGATTCACCCTGATCCTGGAGGAATGGGATCACCCCAATCCCtgatcccagcagctccttttcccaACAATCCTGGATGccagcaggaatgggatcaCCACAGTCCCTGATCCTGGCAGCTCCTTATCCTGGCAATCCCTGATCCCAACAATCCTGGATCCCAGCAGTTCCATTTCCCAACAATCCTGGATCCCAGCAGCCTCTGATGCCACCaatcctggcagctcctgatCCCAGGGGGGCTGATCCCAcactggggtttgggggtgtttgggCAGCTCTGGGTCGGTGTTCCCGTGTCCCAGGAATGATCCAGTCCTGCCTTGGCCGATCCTGGCTCTGGTGGCCTCTGGAGTTCCTTGAGGAACGAGAAGATCTTGCCACATCCATGCTTGGGGAACGAGATGGAAAAGTTCCATTGGATCATCTCCCTGCCACAAGGCGTTGGTGCCTGGGGATGTCCAGCTGGAATCTTCTGGAGACTCCTGGGCACTTCGGGTGGTTGTGCCCAGGAGATTTGGGATCCGCTGTTCCCACCACTCCTCTCTAGGCCGGGCTTACCTGTGGAGACCCCAGCTTGGTGCGATGAGGTGAGACCTGAGCCAAGCTGCCCACGGATGATGCCACCGTGATGGGATcagctgccctgcctgtcctTCCCAGGTGGGATCAGCTCCCTTTCCCAGTGATCCCTTGGgaagcagcactgccctgtgccaggcacgGCAATAATTGGGAATCTCGGCTCGGGATCTGGGACAGGAGGCTGCGCCACGGCTTTGATCTTGGcgtggtggcagcagcaggtgccaATTACCCAGGGAAGTGCCCAGGGAGCCTCCAGGAGACGCCGCTCCCCGCGGAGCTTCCCTGGAGTCACGGGATAACCTGGATAAATCCGGACTCGCAGCCGCTCCCGGGAGCCAGCCCGGCCTTGCTCTGCCCCGGGGCAATCCCTGTTTTCTCCAGCCTCTGTGACTCCAGCTTGGCTCAGGTTTTCCAAGCTTGGCTTCTCCCTGAGCTCTTTTTTCCGGGGTCaagggcctggagctgctgttgttGATGTCCCATCAGGATGTGAGGGATCGGCAGCGCCTCcgaggagctggtgctgctcagctgcttcctGCCCCAGCgtggagccagcagctccttccttcctccttccctggcctgggagagcctttcccaggaatgctgtgtccagcagATCCCGGTTAGATCCCGGTTTGACCCCAGCTCCTGCCGTGGGTGGACGCCACCTGGTTCCCTCATCATCCCCAGCATGGCTCCGAGGGGAGCTGGAGCTCCCACTTCCCATCCACAGGCTGTGTGCAATTCCctgtttcccttttccagaGGGATGCGTTTCCATCCACATGTGTGCAATTCCatgtttcccttttccagaGGGATGCATTTCCATCCACAGGCTGTGTGCaattcccctttcccttttccagagGGATGCATTTCCATCCACAGGCTGTGTGCAATTCCgctttcccttttccagagGGAGTGCATTTCCATCCACATCGGGCAGGCCGGAGTGCAGATGGGCAATGCCTGCTGGGAGCTCTACTGCCTGGAGCACGGCATCCAGGCCGACGggaccattcccagctccaagcAGGTGAAATCCATGGATCCCAACTCCGAGCAAGTGGATTCCTCCTTCGAGACCTTCTTCTGTGAGACGGCGTCTGGCAAGCACGTGCCCCGGGCGGTGTTCATAGACCTGGAGCCCACTGTCATTGGTAACACCGGGATTTTTGCCCCAGTCCATCTTCATCCGTAATTCCCAACCCTTTTTCCGTGGCGTCCTGATGTTCCCGCTCCTCTGCTCTGGTTAAATGTCCCCAGCCGTTGGAAGCAGACAGAATTTACACTTCCAAAGGGACCAGGAGGGACAAACCCATGGTTGTCCCTGAGTTGTCTTTGTTCCCTCCTTTTCAGGGCCTTCAGCAGGTGGAAAGTGACCTGGATTTGCCAGCCTTGGTGGTCCTGGCTGGaattccaccatcccagggccAGATGTGGCACATCTGGTTCTGATGGCACCCACAAAGTGGGGTGCCTCACATGCCACGGGTCTGTGGGACCTGGCTGTCCCgtttggagatcttttccaacctgatgGCTTCCAAAAGATTCCCACttccccttccagctccctcGGGGATCTCTGGGTGTTTGTTTGTGTGGCACCTCGATTTGAGGTGTCTTCCTAGagaataataattatttatttaggaaatgACTCCAAATCCAAccacctgctcctgccttccagGCTTCTCCTCCTGGCTTTCCATCTGGGATGTGACTCATTAGTCCTAATTAAAGGATTGCAGACTTTTGTTTGGGTTCTGCCTAATTTATAGACACCTCATTAAGGTATCAAGTGAAGAACTTAATGAGTGAGCCAGGAGATTATGGAATGTGTCCGGTGTTGGGATGGGGTGGATTTTAAAACCCTCTGGAGCTGGATCAGGTGGAAATGTCAACACTGGAGGGGCtttgtctgtgctgtgctggagaacAGAGGATGGAGTTGGAGCTTCCAGACTTCTCCAAGCTGCCTGTGGTAACTGATCCCACAAAAACTCTGGAATTGTGGTGCTCATTAAACCAGGTTAATTTAGGATTTCAGGCTAGGTGTAGGGTGAAGATGCACTTTTGGTAGGACCTTACCCGTGTGAGTTTATTCCTCCCCATTCCATTATTCCCACAACCCTTCCCTAACCATGCCGTGACCTCCTGCTGGACATTCCACGGATTTTGCTCCGTCAGCTTCACCCAAAACCTTTCcttgtgctctgctctccctgatTTCTCCTCCCGGTGCAGATGAGATCAGGACCGGGACCTACCACGGGCTCTTCCACCCGGAGCAGCTCATCAGTGGCAAGGAGGATGCTGCCAACAACTACGCCCGCGGCCACTACACCATCGGCAAGGAGATCATCGACACCGTGCTCAGCAGGATCCGCAAAATGGTGAGGGGGAAACGCCACCTTCTGGGTTAAAATAACACCCTTCTGGACAACCTTTGGAGTTTGGGTAGAAGTCTGGAAATGAAAGAGtcttaaattaacaaaatacCTTTAGGTGAGGTCCAAagtcttaaattaaaaaataactttaggTGAGTTTGGGTAGAAGTCTCGAAATGAAAAagtcttaaattaaaaaatacctttagGTGAGGTCCAAGggttgttgctgctgttgggaTTTGGTTTGGGGCTCGGAAAAGCCCCCCAGATTTGTGTGTTTGTCGTAAAAGCAGAGAATTGTCGCGTTAAAACTGGGCTTAAGATGCTCGGTGAGTGCTCTAAGCAGAATTTTGTGCTGCGTTACTTGGGATAGTTATCCCAGTCCTTAAATGGATAAATATCCATTTCTTTTGGGATAGTTATCCCAGTCCTTAAATGGATATCCAATATTCTTGGGATAGCTTTCTAATCCTTGGGATACAAATCCAGTATTCCTGGGATAGTTACTCCTTAAAGGAGTAACTGTCCTTAAAGGGATAAATATCCATTTTCTTGGGATAGTTATCCCAGTCCTTACAGGGATAAATATCCGGTATTCTTGTGATTGTTACTCCCGTCCTGAAAGGGATAAATCTCCATTTTCTTGGGATAAGTATCCCGGTCCTCACAGGGATAAAGATCCCAGTATTCTTGGGATAGTTATCCCAGTCCTGAAAGGGATAAATATCTGATATTCTCGGGATAGTTTTCAGGTCCTTGGGATAAATATCCAAtgttctgctgcaggctgaCCAGTGCAGCGGACTCCAAGGCTTCCTGGTCTTCCACAGCTTCGGAGGAGGCACCGGCTCCGGCTTCACCTCGCTCCTCATGGAGCGCCTCTCCGTGGAGTACAGCAAGAAATCCAAGCTGGAATTCTCGGTGTACCCGGCCCCGCAGGTGTCCACGGCCGTGGTGGAGCCCTACAACTCCATCCTGACCACCCACACCACGCTGGAGCACTCGGACTGCTCCTTCATGGTGGACAACGAGGCCATCTACGACATCTGCCACCGCAACCTGGACATCGAGCGCCCCACCTACACCAACCTCAACAGGCTGATCGGCCAGATCGTGTCCTCCGTCACGGCCTCGCTGCGCTTCAACGGCGCCCTCAACGTGGACCTCATCGAGTTCCAGACCAACCTGGTGCCCTACCCGCGCATCCACTTCCCGCTCACCACCTACGCGCCCATCGTCTCGGCGGAGAAGGCCTACCACGAGCAGCTCTCCGTGCCGGAGATCACCAACGCCTGCTTCGAGTTCTCCAACCAGATGGTCAAGTGCGACCCTCGCCGCGGCAAGTACatggcctgctgcctgctctaCCGCGGCGACGTCGTCCCCAAGGACGTCAACGCCGCCATCGCCGCCATCAAGACGCGCCGCTCCATCCAGTTCGTGGACTGGTGCCCCACCGGGTTCAAGGTGGGCATCAACTACCAGCCGCCCACGGTGGTGCCCGGCGGGGACCTGGCCAAGGTGCAGAGGGCTGTGTGCATGCTGAGCAACACCACGGCCATCGCCGAGGCCTGGGCCCGCCTGGACCACAAGTTTGACCTGATGTACGCCAAGAGGGCCTTCGTGCACTGGTACGTGGGGGAGGGCATGGAGGAGGGCGAGTTCTCCGAGGCCAGGGAGGACCTGGCGGCCCTGGAGAAGGATTATGaggaggttggaagggactcgGCGGACGGGGAGGAGGATGAGGGTGACGAGGATGAGTATTGACAGACTGCGGCCTGGTCTTGAGCTCAGCTGGAATCCAGACTCGTGTCCCCGGTTCCTGAGGGCCCGGAGGTGCCGAAGGACCGGCCGCGTTTGATGTATTAAACCTCCCCTGCTTGCATAGTTTGGGCTTGCAGAGCTCCTCTCTAGCCTGGGTGTCTTGAGCTTTCTCCCACTGCTGTTTATTGATGAGTGACGCTGAGTCGGGCCTAACTTAGGCCTGACATCCCGCCTGGCCAGGTGATCCCGGTTCCTAATCCGGGGAATGTTGCAAGCTGCCTGCTTTGGCTGGAATGGCAAACTCTTGCTCTGGCTTTTTCTTGTAAAAGCACTTTGGAATTAGAAATGCACCTGTACACTTCTATGCAAATGGCTTTTTGTATGTGAAtaaagaggggtttttttggctcgGAATTCCTTGGATTCCCCCAGGGGCGTTTTGTGGGGAGGCTCCTGCTCACACATGTCCTGAGGAGAAGAGCAGATGCTGATCAGGGTGTGCTGTGAGAGTCATCATCCCTAATTAGAGCTGTGGGGGAAGTGTCCTATATCCTGTGGGGATTTCTgtctggagctggctgctgctcagggaattCCATGTCTGGGATCAGGGGATCACTTCTGAGTAGTAGGGAGCACTCTTTGGCCTCTTCGGTGAAGCTCAGGTGTTGCCTGAGCAAATCCTGGTGGTTTGGGGGAGTGCTGAGGATTTGGGGAATATTCCCAAACCAGGaatggggagaggagaggggagctgTGTCTGATATTTGGGAGAGGGAGGTGGAAGGATCCCAAAAACTCTTTGGTGGCCCTAAAAGGCCAGGGGTGGTGACAGCAGGACCAGGTTGGAGGTAGCTCCTGGGAAGGTCCAGGTCC
The Motacilla alba alba isolate MOTALB_02 chromosome 1A, Motacilla_alba_V1.0_pri, whole genome shotgun sequence genome window above contains:
- the LOC119708112 gene encoding tubulin alpha-3 chain encodes the protein MRECISIHIGQAGVQMGNACWELYCLEHGIQADGTIPSSKQVKSMDPNSEQVDSSFETFFCETASGKHVPRAVFIDLEPTVIDEIRTGTYHGLFHPEQLISGKEDAANNYARGHYTIGKEIIDTVLSRIRKMADQCSGLQGFLVFHSFGGGTGSGFTSLLMERLSVEYSKKSKLEFSVYPAPQVSTAVVEPYNSILTTHTTLEHSDCSFMVDNEAIYDICHRNLDIERPTYTNLNRLIGQIVSSVTASLRFNGALNVDLIEFQTNLVPYPRIHFPLTTYAPIVSAEKAYHEQLSVPEITNACFEFSNQMVKCDPRRGKYMACCLLYRGDVVPKDVNAAIAAIKTRRSIQFVDWCPTGFKVGINYQPPTVVPGGDLAKVQRAVCMLSNTTAIAEAWARLDHKFDLMYAKRAFVHWYVGEGMEEGEFSEAREDLAALEKDYEEVGRDSADGEEDEGDEDEY